ATAAGACCCTCAATCAGTGCAAAAGAATGGGGATATTTCTTACAGGCAACTCTTATTACCTTCCCTTTACACCTACCCTTTCTCTCCGACTCAAGGCCCGCTAAAAGAAAGATATCAGAAAGACGATATGCCTCCTATATAAAAATGAATCGAGTATTCTTGAAAATATAAGACCCCTGCTTAAAATGATTTATAGATTTGCCCGGAAGTCCTAATCAGTTGGTCAGTTTCTCTTTTAATCTTTTTGTATTTTTAAATCTGGTAAAAAAGATTGGAATGTTTCTCTTTGTCGTTTATCTGTACAATAAGTTCTCTTGCAAAGGCTATTTGAGAGCTCAGGATAAAAAATTATTTTGAAAAGTTGAATATTAATCAGATTGAATTCCAGTACTCCCAAGCTGAAGGCCATCTCTCTTTGAGCATCATTGTCATATATTTGTATATCTCGTAAGTCTGGCTTATTTCCTCCTCCTGTTCAGGGAAAGTCTCTTTGTTTTTTATAGCATTTGCTATGCGTATACCTAGTTGCGAAGCTGATTTCATAACGGATTTTCTTTCTTCAGGCTCGGTAAGCTGTAACTCAACTGCTGAAACACTTCCCACATATCTGAAACCGAAACAATGGAGACTCACATCCTCAAGATATCTTTCCACCACCTCCGGGTCTGAACCTCCTGATGTAACTATGGATGCGGCATATTTTCCATTTAATTGCTGACAGTGAATCAGAAATGCACAGCGGTCAAGAAAGGCCTTCATATGGGCAGAAACATTGAAGATATAATTGGGTGTAGCAAGTATTATTCCATCGGCTTCGAGCATTGCCTTCTCCATAATAGGAAAATTATCTTCCTGATGACACTTGCCGCCTTTTGTGTGACATATCTCAAGGCACCCCTTACAAGTCTTTATCGTATCATCATTCAACAGAAAAACTTCTGTCTCAGCTCCCGAATCCTTTGCAGAATTCAACACTTCAGTCAATAATGTCCCTGTGTAATGTTTTGTACCTCTCGGGCTTCCCAAGATACCGATTATCTTCATAGCTATTACCTTTTTTTTTGTATGATTAATATTATCCACGCATAGTTTTCAAAGCATAACTTAGAAGCACTCCTTAAAAGGTAAAGGGCAGATTTGCGTCCTTTTATCCCCACCTCCTTTAGCCAAAGAAAGAAAAGAATAAAATGAAAAATAATATTTGAACAATCCAGCCAATTACACATACTCCTACAGCTCGCAATGTGCTGTTATAGTCAAGAGCTTGTCTTACAGCAATCACCATTGCAACAAGCATCCAAATGGAAGCTACAGAAAAAACTAACCCCGCCAAACCCGGAATTATACCTAATACTCTAATCAGTCCCGGCGAACTTGAAAAACCAATGGTACGAAGTAATTCTCCAACATCTGCTTTCGTTTGCGGTTCGGGGAGGAGTTTTGTTCCGATAATGTATGTAAGATAAGCCCAGATATACCATCCGATTATAGCTGTAACCGCACCTGTCAGAATTCCGCTTATACCTCCCTTCCCAATTACTCCTATGCCAGCCGCTACACTAGAAAGGACCACGACTGCCATTGCTTGCCCCATTGCTCCTTTGTCGGCTTCAACTTCTTCATAAAGGTTGGCATCCAGCATTGATGCTCTGA
The DNA window shown above is from Candidatus Schekmanbacteria bacterium and carries:
- a CDS encoding iron-sulfur protein, with protein sequence MKIIGILGSPRGTKHYTGTLLTEVLNSAKDSGAETEVFLLNDDTIKTCKGCLEICHTKGGKCHQEDNFPIMEKAMLEADGIILATPNYIFNVSAHMKAFLDRCAFLIHCQQLNGKYAASIVTSGGSDPEVVERYLEDVSLHCFGFRYVGSVSAVELQLTEPEERKSVMKSASQLGIRIANAIKNKETFPEQEEEISQTYEIYKYMTMMLKERWPSAWEYWNSI